A portion of the Candidatus Dormiibacterota bacterium genome contains these proteins:
- the rsmG gene encoding 16S rRNA (guanine(527)-N(7))-methyltransferase RsmG, with amino-acid sequence MSEQAELESLLLAGGVPAALVARLARYAAMVLEANRRFNLTGAKTAVDFAPHVIDSLTVVPYLRGSLVDIGSGAGLPAIPAAIATGIPVTLVETTLKKARFLEEMLAAFDLEGEVVAVRAEVAAHDPRLRGRFESGTARAVSSAPTVAELLLPFLAPGGVAVLQRGPADEREANALADAALMLGARQERVIPLEGGCRIVLVRKESQTQIRFPRRVGIPEKRPLCL; translated from the coding sequence ATGAGCGAGCAGGCCGAGCTTGAGAGCTTGCTCTTGGCCGGCGGCGTCCCCGCCGCCCTCGTGGCGCGCCTGGCGCGGTATGCCGCCATGGTTCTCGAGGCCAACCGTCGCTTCAACCTCACCGGCGCAAAGACGGCGGTGGATTTCGCTCCACACGTGATCGATAGCCTGACGGTCGTGCCGTACCTGCGCGGATCGCTGGTGGATATCGGGTCGGGAGCCGGCCTGCCGGCGATTCCGGCCGCGATCGCTACGGGAATTCCGGTCACTTTGGTGGAGACCACGCTGAAGAAAGCGCGCTTCCTCGAAGAGATGCTCGCCGCGTTCGATCTTGAGGGAGAGGTGGTCGCCGTCCGCGCGGAAGTTGCCGCCCACGATCCGCGGCTGCGCGGCCGATTTGAGAGCGGGACGGCTCGAGCCGTTTCCTCGGCGCCGACCGTGGCGGAATTATTGCTGCCGTTCCTTGCGCCGGGCGGCGTAGCGGTACTGCAGCGCGGGCCGGCGGACGAGCGCGAGGCCAATGCGTTGGCGGACGCGGCCCTCATGCTGGGCGCCCGCCAGGAACGCGTGATCCCGCTCGAAGGCGGCTGCAGAATCGTACTCGTTCGAAAAGAGAGCCAGACGCAGATCCGTTTCCCGCGCAGGGTCGGCATCCCGGAGAAACGCCCGCTCTGCCTGTAG